The following proteins are encoded in a genomic region of Corythoichthys intestinalis isolate RoL2023-P3 chromosome 5, ASM3026506v1, whole genome shotgun sequence:
- the slc6a13 gene encoding sodium- and chloride-dependent GABA transporter 2 isoform X1, with amino-acid sequence MKGDKVQQMKVEASNGQGIPLDTVVSPEEDMTERGQWGNKLEFILSVAGEIIGLGNVWRFPYLCYKNGGGAFFIPYLIFLFTCGIPVFFLETALGQYTSEGGVTAWRKICPLFEGVGYATQVIVALLNIYYIIVLAWAIFYLSNSFTWDLPWASCKNTWNTGSCVTFQRRNSSITPYENATSPVMEFWERRVLRISSGIDQIGSLNWDLVICLAIAWVICYFCIWKGVKSTGKVVYFTATFPYMMLVILLIRGVTLPGASRGIYFYLYPDVGRLSDPQVWMDAGTQIFFSYAICLGCLTALGSYNKYNNNCYRDCLSLCFLNSGTSFVAGFAIFSILGFMSYEQNVPISEVAESGPGLAFIAYPRAVSMMPFSPLWACCFFVMIVFLGLDSQFVCVESLVTAMVDMYPSTFRRKHRRELFILVVAVLSFLMGLILLTEGGMYVFQLFDYYAASGMCLLFVAIFETVCIAWVYGADKFYDNIEDMIGYRPGPVIKYCWLFFTPATCFGTFAFALIKYTPLKYNNEYVYPWWGYGIGWILALSSMLCIPLWVAIKLYYTPGTLRQRLVLLTTPADDLPQCERKREDFISDDLYQKTPLSKEGYSPVHQLESHC; translated from the exons ATGAAGG GTGACAAAGTGCAGCAGATGAAGGTAGAGGCCTCCAATGGACAGGGTATACCTTTGGACACTGTAGTCAGTCCAGAAGAGGACATGACAGAAAGGGGGCAATGGGGAAACAAGCTGGAATTTATTTTGTCTGTGGCTGGAGAAATTATCGGGCTGGGCAATGTGTGGCGTTTCCCTTATCTTTGTTACAAGAATGGAGGAG GTGCTTTCTTCATCCCGTATCTCATCTTCCTGTTTACTTGTGGCATCCctgtgttcttcttggagaccgCGCTTGGACAATACACAAGTGAAGGTGGTGTTACAGCCTGGAGGAAGATCTGCCCTTTATTTGAAG GAGTTGGTTATGCCACTCAGGTGATTGTGGCCCTGCTGAACATATACTACATTATCGTGTTAGCCTGGGCCATCTTTTATCTGTCCAACTCATTCACCTGGGACCTGCCGTGGGCCTCCTGCAAAAACACCTGGAACACGG GTTCCTGTGTGACGTTTCAGAGAAGGAACAGCTCCATTACTCCCTACGAGAATGCTACCTCCCCGGTCATGGAATTCTGGGA ACGCAGGGTGCTTAGAATTTCGTCAGGGATCGATCAAATTGGTTCTTTAAACTGGGACTTGGTGATCTGTCTGGCCATTGCCTGGGTCATCTGCTACTTCTGCATTTGGAAAGGAGTCAAATCCACTGGCAAG GTGGTTTACTTCACAGCCACGTTCCCATATATGATGTTAGTGATCCTGCTGATTCGAGGGGTCACCTTGCCAGGAGCATCCAGGGGGATCTACTTCTACCTCTACCCTGATGTGGGGCGTCTTTCTGACCCACAG GTTTGGATGGATGCTGGCACTCAGATCTTCTTCTCCTATGCCATTTGCCTGGGCTGTCTTACTGCACTGGGAAGTTATAACAAATATAACAACAACTGCTACAG GGACTGTTTGTCTCTGTGCTTCCTGAACAGCGGCACCAGTTTTGTGGCAGGCTTTGCCATTTTCTCTATTTTGGGATTCATGTCTTATGAACAGAACGTTCCAATCTCAGAGGTGGCAGAATCTG GTCCAGGTTTAGCATTCATCGCGTATCCACGTGCTGTGTCCATGATGCCTTTCTCTCCTCTGTGGGCCTGTTGCTTCTTCGTCATGATTGTCTTTTTGGGACTGGATAGTCAA TTCGTGTGTGTGGAAAGCCTGGTGACGGCCATGGTGGACATGTATCCGTCCACTTTCCGACGCAAACACCGCAGGGAGCTTTTTATCCTGGTTGTGGCTGTTCTTTCCTTTCTTATGGGACTGATTTTGCTCACTGAG GGAGGAATGTACGTTTTCCAGCTTTTTGACTATTACGCAGCCAGCGGGATGTGTCTACTCTTTGTAGCCATTTTTGAGACAGTTTGCATTGCGTGGGTTTATG GTGCAGACAAGTTCTATGACAACATAGAAGACATGATTGGTTATCGTCCAGGCCCTGTTATTAAATATTGCTGGCTGTTTTTCACCCCTGCCACCTGCTTT ggTACCTTTGCCTTTGCCTTGATTAAATACACCCCATTAAAATACAACAATGAATACGTGTACCCTTGGTGGGGCTACGGAATTGGCTGGATCCTCGCCCTGTCTTCCATGCTGTGTATTCCGCTTTGGGTGGCAATTAAACTTTATTATACCCCTGGGACACTACGACAG CGCCTCGTTCTCTTGACCACCCCTGCCGATGATTTGCCCCAGTGTGAACGCAAACGGGAGGATTTTATATCTGATGACCTCTATCAGAAGACGCCTCTGAGCAAGGAAGGCTACTCGCCCGTCCACCAACTGGAGTCCCATTGCTAG
- the LOC130916434 gene encoding aldo-keto reductase family 1 member D1-like, with protein MNLTAENHKISLSDGNQIPLLGLGTYGDPRTTAKGTALECVKQAIDVGYRHFDGALVYFNEHEVGQAIREKIADGTVKREDIFYCGKLWNTFHPPELVRPTLEKTLKGLKLDYVDLYIIELPMAFKPGNEFYPKDQNGKYIYHHTDLCATWEALEACVDAGLCKSLGVSNFNRRQLELILNKPGLKYKPVSNQVECHPYFTQPKLLDYCRQKNIVIVGYCPLGSSRDASWVNVKCPPMLEDELLVSIGKKYNKSSAQVALRFNVQRGVVVIPKSFNPQRIKHNFQIFDFSLSEEEMKAIEGLNKNIRFVELLMWSDHPEYPFHDEY; from the exons ATGAATCTGACTGCGGAGAACCATAAGATTTCTCTCAGTGATGGGAACCAAATCCCGCTGCTGGGATTGGGCACATATGGAGATCCTCGGACG acagcaaaaggCACAGCTTTGGAATGTGTCAAGCAGGCCATCGATGTGGGCTACAGGCACTTTGATGGAGCTTTGGTGTATTTCAATGAACATGAAGTGGGTCAAGCCATTAGGGAAAAGATTGCAGATGGAACTGTGAAAAGAGAGGACATATTTTATTGTGGAAAG CTCTGGAATACCTTCCATCCACCAGAACTGGTGAGACCGACCTTGGAGAAGACCCTGAAGGGACTAAAACTGGACTATGTGGATCTCTACATCATCGAGCTCCCAATGGCATTTAAG CCCGGCAATGAGTTCTATCCTAAAGACCAGAACGGCAAGTACATCTACCACCACACAGATCTCTGTGCAACCTGGGAG gcTTTAGAGGCATGTGTTGATGCAGGCCTTTGCAAGTCGCTGGGTGTGTCCAACTTCAATCGCAGACAACTTGAACTGATTCTTAACAAACCCGGTCTCAAATACAAGCCTGTATCCAATCAG GTGGAGTGTCATCCTTACTTCACACAGCCCAAACTTCTGGACTATTGCCGTCAAAAGAACATTGTTATTGTTGGCTACTGCCCACTTGGCTCCTCCAGAGATGCATCCTG GGTGAATGTCAAATGTCCCCCCATGCTAGAGGATGAGCTCCTTGTATCCATTGGGAAGAAGTACAACAAGAGCAGTGCTCAAGTGGCTCTGCGCTTTAATGTGCAAAGAGGAGTGGTTGTCATTCCCAAGAGCTTTAACCCACAGCGGATCAAACACAACTTCCAG ATATTTGATTTTTCACTCTCCGAAGAAGAAATGAAAGCTATTGAAGGGCTGAATAAGAACATTCGCTTTGTGGAGCTTCTCAT GTGGAGCGACCATCCAGAATACCCATTTCATGATGAATACTAA
- the slc6a13 gene encoding sodium- and chloride-dependent GABA transporter 2 isoform X2 produces the protein MKGDKVQQMKVEASNGQGIPLDTVVSPEEDMTERGQWGNKLEFILSVAGEIIGLGNVWRFPYLCYKNGGGAFFIPYLIFLFTCGIPVFFLETALGQYTSEGGVTAWRKICPLFEGVGYATQVIVALLNIYYIIVLAWAIFYLSNSFTWDLPWASCKNTWNTGSCVTFQRRNSSITPYENATSPVMEFWERRVLRISSGIDQIGSLNWDLVICLAIAWVICYFCIWKGVKSTGKVVYFTATFPYMMLVILLIRGVTLPGASRGIYFYLYPDVGRLSDPQVWMDAGTQIFFSYAICLGCLTALGSYNKYNNNCYRDCLSLCFLNSGTSFVAGFAIFSILGFMSYEQNVPISEVAESGPGLAFIAYPRAVSMMPFSPLWACCFFVMIVFLGLDSQFVCVESLVTAMVDMYPSTFRRKHRRELFILVVAVLSFLMGLILLTEGGMYVFQLFDYYAASGMCLLFVAIFETVCIAWVYGADKFYDNIEDMIGYRPGPVIKYCWLFFTPATCFVGFTHPSYG, from the exons ATGAAGG GTGACAAAGTGCAGCAGATGAAGGTAGAGGCCTCCAATGGACAGGGTATACCTTTGGACACTGTAGTCAGTCCAGAAGAGGACATGACAGAAAGGGGGCAATGGGGAAACAAGCTGGAATTTATTTTGTCTGTGGCTGGAGAAATTATCGGGCTGGGCAATGTGTGGCGTTTCCCTTATCTTTGTTACAAGAATGGAGGAG GTGCTTTCTTCATCCCGTATCTCATCTTCCTGTTTACTTGTGGCATCCctgtgttcttcttggagaccgCGCTTGGACAATACACAAGTGAAGGTGGTGTTACAGCCTGGAGGAAGATCTGCCCTTTATTTGAAG GAGTTGGTTATGCCACTCAGGTGATTGTGGCCCTGCTGAACATATACTACATTATCGTGTTAGCCTGGGCCATCTTTTATCTGTCCAACTCATTCACCTGGGACCTGCCGTGGGCCTCCTGCAAAAACACCTGGAACACGG GTTCCTGTGTGACGTTTCAGAGAAGGAACAGCTCCATTACTCCCTACGAGAATGCTACCTCCCCGGTCATGGAATTCTGGGA ACGCAGGGTGCTTAGAATTTCGTCAGGGATCGATCAAATTGGTTCTTTAAACTGGGACTTGGTGATCTGTCTGGCCATTGCCTGGGTCATCTGCTACTTCTGCATTTGGAAAGGAGTCAAATCCACTGGCAAG GTGGTTTACTTCACAGCCACGTTCCCATATATGATGTTAGTGATCCTGCTGATTCGAGGGGTCACCTTGCCAGGAGCATCCAGGGGGATCTACTTCTACCTCTACCCTGATGTGGGGCGTCTTTCTGACCCACAG GTTTGGATGGATGCTGGCACTCAGATCTTCTTCTCCTATGCCATTTGCCTGGGCTGTCTTACTGCACTGGGAAGTTATAACAAATATAACAACAACTGCTACAG GGACTGTTTGTCTCTGTGCTTCCTGAACAGCGGCACCAGTTTTGTGGCAGGCTTTGCCATTTTCTCTATTTTGGGATTCATGTCTTATGAACAGAACGTTCCAATCTCAGAGGTGGCAGAATCTG GTCCAGGTTTAGCATTCATCGCGTATCCACGTGCTGTGTCCATGATGCCTTTCTCTCCTCTGTGGGCCTGTTGCTTCTTCGTCATGATTGTCTTTTTGGGACTGGATAGTCAA TTCGTGTGTGTGGAAAGCCTGGTGACGGCCATGGTGGACATGTATCCGTCCACTTTCCGACGCAAACACCGCAGGGAGCTTTTTATCCTGGTTGTGGCTGTTCTTTCCTTTCTTATGGGACTGATTTTGCTCACTGAG GGAGGAATGTACGTTTTCCAGCTTTTTGACTATTACGCAGCCAGCGGGATGTGTCTACTCTTTGTAGCCATTTTTGAGACAGTTTGCATTGCGTGGGTTTATG GTGCAGACAAGTTCTATGACAACATAGAAGACATGATTGGTTATCGTCCAGGCCCTGTTATTAAATATTGCTGGCTGTTTTTCACCCCTGCCACCTGCTTTGTGGGTTTCACACATCCATCTTATGGCTAA